The following coding sequences lie in one Desmodus rotundus isolate HL8 chromosome 1, HLdesRot8A.1, whole genome shotgun sequence genomic window:
- the OR1L8 gene encoding olfactory receptor 1L8 has product MERVNQTSRVSEFILLGLSSRPEDQKPLFILFLIIYLITISGNLLIILAIHSDPQLQTPMYFFLSFLSFTDICFTTTIVPRMLVNFLLKKTISYAGCLTQMYFIYALGNTDSFLLAVMAFDRYVAICDPFHYVTTMSHHRCVLLVAFSCSFTHVHSLLHILLLNRLTFCDSNVIHHFLCDLSPLMKLSCSSTFVNEIVIMTEGSIVLVTPFLFITFSYVRILVTILKIPSAAGKHKAFSTCGSHLTVVILFYGSIFYIYLQPLSTYTFQDHMATLVYTVLSSMLNPFIYSLRNKDLKQGLRRLMGKRKSQEAPS; this is encoded by the coding sequence ATGGAAAGAGTCAACCAGACCAGCAGAGTCTCTGAGTTTATCCTCCTAGGACTGTCGTCCCGGCCCGAGGACCAGAAGCCACTCTTTATCCTGTTCCTCATCATATACCTCATCACTATATCAGGGAACCTACTCATCATTTTGGCCATCCACTCTGACCCCCAACTCCAGACCCCCATGTATTTCTTCTTGAGTTTCCTGTCTTTCACTGACATTTGCTTCACAACAACCATCGTCCCCAGGATGCTAGTTAACTTCCTATTGAAGAAGACCATCTCCTACGCTGGGTGTCTGACtcagatgtattttatttatgctttggGCAATACTGACAGCTTCCTCCTAGCAGTCATGGCCTttgaccgctatgtggccatctgtgATCCCTTCCACTATGTCACCACCATGAGCCATCACCGCTGTGTCCTGCTGGTGGCCTTTTCCTGCTCATTTACTCATGTCCACTCTCTCCTACACATACTTCTGCTGAATCGACTCACCTTCTGTGACTCCAATGTTATCCATCACTTTCTCTGTGACCTGAGCCCCCTGATGAAATTGTCCTGCTCCTCCACATTCGTCAATGAAATTGTGATAATGACAGAAGGATCTATTGTTTTGGTGACCCCCTTTCTATTCATTACCTTCTCTTACGTGCGAATCCTCGTCACAATTCTCAAAATCCCCTCAGCAGCTGGGAAACACAAAGCCTTCTCCACTTGTGGTTCTCACCTCACTGTGGTGATACTCTTTTATGGAAGCATCTTTTACATCTATTTACAACCCCTCTCCACCTACACCTTCCAGGACCACATGGCAACACTTGTCTACACAGTTTTGTCCTCCATGCTGAATCCTTTtatctacagcctgaggaacaaaGACCTGAAACAGGGCCTGAGGAGGCTGATGGGCAAGAGGAAATCCCAGGAGGCACCCTCTTGA